One part of the Dehalococcoidia bacterium genome encodes these proteins:
- a CDS encoding ATP-binding protein: protein MIEREITGRLTALFEQYPFVTVTGPRQSGKTTLCRAAFPNLHYVNLEAPDQRDFAESDPRGFLAQLGEGAIIDEVQYVPQLMSYLQVLADELGRNGLFVLTGSEQFRLSEAISQSLAGRTALLRLLPFSLAERQRIGASNAMGDVIYSGFYPRILDQGLEPRQALGDYFETYIERDVRRLGEIRNLSSFRLFMRLCAGRVGQLVNLSSLGS from the coding sequence GTGACAGTGACCGGTCCACGTCAGTCCGGCAAGACAACTCTCTGCCGCGCAGCCTTTCCAAATCTGCACTACGTCAACCTGGAAGCTCCCGACCAGCGGGACTTCGCTGAATCCGACCCGCGTGGCTTTCTGGCGCAGCTCGGTGAGGGAGCCATCATTGACGAGGTACAGTACGTTCCTCAGCTCATGTCATACTTACAGGTTCTTGCTGACGAACTGGGCCGCAATGGTCTGTTCGTTCTTACCGGCAGCGAGCAGTTCAGGCTCTCGGAAGCCATCAGCCAATCTCTAGCTGGCCGGACAGCGTTGCTTCGCCTACTCCCATTTTCTCTTGCAGAACGTCAGCGCATAGGGGCCAGCAATGCGATGGGCGACGTGATCTATTCTGGATTCTACCCCAGGATTCTCGATCAAGGACTAGAACCACGACAAGCGCTCGGCGACTACTTTGAGACCTATATCGAGCGCGACGTGCGTCGGCTGGGTGAGATACGTAACCTGTCCAGCTTCAGACTATTCATGCGCTTGTGTGCAGGCCGAGTTGGGCAACTGGTCAATCTCAGCTCACTGGGTTCG